The Candidatus Binatia bacterium sequence GCCGGCCGAGAGCCGCTGATTCGGCCGAACGGCGCAAAACCTATGAGCTCTGGTCTAGAGGTGTCAATCAGTCGGGCCCCCTGAGGCGACCGGTGTTCTTGCAGCTCTGCGCCGGGAATGATTGGAGCGTCCCATGCGACGAATCGCCCTAACCATCGCTGCGTTTCTCGTCTGCGGACTCCTTTCCCCGGCCACGCTGCCGGCGGCGGACCCTTGGCACGCCGCGACCTCGACGCACTCTTTCGAGGACGTGGACCACTGGACCGCCGTCTTCGACGACCCGGGCCGGGACGAATGGCAGAAGCCGGCGGAGCTCGTCGCCGCCCTCGGACTGAAACCGGGGGCGCGAGTGGCCGACCTCGGCGCCGGAACAGGCTACCTGGAGGGCTATCTCTCTAAGACGGTAGGACCCGAGGGAACCGTGCTCGCGATCGACACCGAAACGGCCCTGGTCCAACACCTCCGAAACCGCGCCGAGAAGGAGAACCTGCGCAACGTCACACCGATCCTCGCGTCGACCGACGACGCACGAATCCCGAGAGGTTCGGTCGACCTCGTGCTGATCCTGGACACGTTCCACC is a genomic window containing:
- a CDS encoding methyltransferase domain-containing protein; translated protein: MRRIALTIAAFLVCGLLSPATLPAADPWHAATSTHSFEDVDHWTAVFDDPGRDEWQKPAELVAALGLKPGARVADLGAGTGYLEGYLSKTVGPEGTVLAIDTETALVQHLRNRAEKENLRNVTPILASTDDARIPRGSVDLVLILDTFHHISDRLTYARDLEAALRPGGRIAIIDWQKRELPVGPEAPHKLPRGHVLEEMQQAGYELVEEPDVLPYQYFLIFQQTAGAM